The following are encoded together in the Pseudodesulfovibrio indicus genome:
- the fusA gene encoding elongation factor G — MSKSNAPSAKMLSQLRNIGIIAHIDAGKTTLTERILYYSGKIHRIGEVHEGTATMDFMPEEQERGITIASAMTSCRWDPCMINIIDTPGHVDFTIEVERSLRVLDGAVGVFCGVSGVEPQSETVWRQSEAYHVPKLAFVNKMDRLGADFDAVLDSMVQKLKANPVAIQYPDGAGQEFVGVFDLVTMERLEFDPSSSGATYARRPVTEEESGRLSPWRDKLLETAAEEDESILDLYLSGEEVPPAQVRAALRKATLARKIVPVLVGSALRNIGVQPVLDAVCQYLPSPLEVPPATGIDPATHKKKHFEVSHKEPLSALVFKVAMDDGRKVAMMRIYSGRVDAGGEVFNVTQGQPERVARLFRLHAGRKEKIDAAFAGDMVAAAGMKYARTGDTLCDKDSPILLEQIANYKPVISLAIEPRNNEEGEKLDEVLEKYLLEDPTLELKRDEDTGQIILSGMGELHLEVILERLRREYRLEPRAGRPQVVYQETVGSKARGRGEFNRELGEVMHFGGVELSVEPLARDKERTISFEVDTSAWPAAWLEAVEDGIKDGLQSGVIRGYPVQNVRVRVLGLERREGESSPVGYRMASAMALKEALSLADPKLMEPIMWVEISVPEEFVGDVVGLLGSKGAKIENMLDRAGQKVVQALAPLAKLFGFSTDLRSATQGRAGFMMKFSRFDVLE; from the coding sequence GTGAGCAAAAGCAACGCCCCGTCCGCGAAGATGCTGAGTCAGCTTCGCAATATCGGCATCATCGCCCACATCGACGCCGGAAAGACCACTCTGACCGAGCGCATCCTCTATTATTCCGGCAAGATTCATCGCATCGGCGAGGTCCACGAAGGGACCGCTACCATGGATTTCATGCCCGAGGAGCAGGAGCGCGGCATCACCATTGCCTCGGCCATGACCTCCTGCCGGTGGGACCCGTGCATGATCAACATCATCGACACGCCGGGCCATGTGGACTTCACCATCGAGGTGGAGCGCTCCCTGCGCGTTCTCGACGGGGCCGTGGGCGTGTTCTGCGGCGTCAGCGGCGTGGAGCCGCAGTCCGAAACCGTGTGGCGGCAGTCCGAGGCGTACCACGTCCCCAAGCTCGCCTTCGTCAACAAGATGGACCGGCTGGGCGCGGATTTCGACGCGGTGCTCGACTCCATGGTGCAGAAGCTCAAGGCCAATCCCGTGGCCATCCAGTACCCGGACGGTGCGGGCCAGGAGTTTGTGGGGGTCTTCGACCTGGTGACCATGGAGCGGCTGGAGTTCGACCCGTCGTCCAGCGGCGCGACCTATGCGCGCAGGCCGGTCACGGAGGAGGAGTCGGGCAGGCTCTCGCCCTGGCGCGATAAGCTGCTGGAGACCGCCGCCGAGGAGGACGAGTCCATCCTCGACCTGTACCTGTCCGGCGAGGAGGTCCCCCCGGCCCAGGTGCGCGCGGCCCTGCGCAAGGCGACCCTGGCCCGGAAGATCGTGCCCGTGCTGGTCGGCTCGGCTCTCAGGAACATCGGCGTGCAGCCGGTGCTGGACGCGGTCTGCCAGTACCTGCCCAGCCCGCTGGAGGTTCCGCCCGCAACCGGCATCGACCCGGCCACGCACAAGAAGAAACATTTCGAGGTCTCCCACAAGGAACCGCTCTCGGCCCTGGTCTTCAAGGTGGCCATGGACGATGGCCGCAAGGTGGCCATGATGCGCATCTATTCCGGCCGCGTGGACGCGGGCGGCGAGGTCTTCAACGTGACCCAGGGCCAGCCCGAGCGCGTGGCCCGGCTGTTCCGCCTGCACGCGGGCCGCAAGGAGAAGATCGACGCGGCCTTCGCGGGCGACATGGTGGCCGCGGCGGGCATGAAGTACGCCCGCACCGGCGACACCCTGTGCGACAAGGATTCGCCCATCCTGCTGGAGCAGATCGCCAACTACAAGCCTGTTATCTCCCTGGCCATCGAGCCGCGCAACAACGAGGAGGGCGAGAAGCTCGACGAGGTGCTGGAGAAGTACCTCCTGGAGGACCCGACTCTGGAGCTCAAGCGCGACGAGGACACCGGCCAGATCATCCTGTCCGGCATGGGCGAGCTGCACCTGGAAGTCATCCTGGAGCGGCTCAGGCGCGAGTACCGGCTGGAGCCGCGCGCGGGCCGTCCCCAGGTTGTCTACCAGGAGACCGTGGGTTCCAAGGCGCGAGGCCGGGGCGAGTTCAACCGCGAACTGGGCGAAGTCATGCATTTCGGAGGCGTGGAGCTTTCCGTGGAGCCGTTGGCGCGGGACAAGGAGCGGACCATCTCCTTCGAGGTGGACACCTCGGCCTGGCCCGCCGCCTGGCTCGAAGCGGTGGAGGACGGCATCAAGGACGGGTTGCAGAGCGGCGTGATCCGGGGCTACCCGGTGCAGAACGTCCGCGTGCGGGTGCTCGGCCTGGAGCGTCGGGAAGGCGAATCCAGCCCGGTGGGCTACCGCATGGCCTCGGCCATGGCCCTCAAGGAGGCCCTCTCCCTGGCCGATCCCAAGCTCATGGAGCCGATCATGTGGGTCGAGATATCGGTGCCCGAGGAGTTCGTCGGCGACGTGGTCGGCCTGCTCGGGTCCAAGGGCGCGAAGATCGAGAACATGCTCGACCGCGCGGGCCAGAAGGTTGTCCAGGCGCTGGCCCCGCTGGCCAAGTTGTTCGGCTTTTCCACCGACCTGCGTTCGGCCACCCAGGGCCGTGCGGGGTTCATGATGAAGTTTTCACGTTTTGACGTCCTGGAGTAG
- a CDS encoding outer membrane protein assembly factor BamD gives MRRLLAPVLFVVLLALGGCIWIDSYFLPPPEDTAQELYEAGVAAMNEKDYGDAQEYFSKLKDRFPFSPFSLKGELALGDAYFLDGDYVFALDAYKEFEALHPSNENIPYVLYQIANTDMSMFRTIDRRQENVKEGLEYLYRLKETYPQSQYAEAATDMIAKGRRILAEHEIFVADFFWRTDQYGPAWHRYQYVVENFSDIPDLREYAIKRAEYSYFEYQKTLSEEERLRVQGSWTRWLKQWL, from the coding sequence ATGCGTCGTTTATTGGCCCCTGTCCTTTTTGTCGTCCTCCTCGCCCTTGGCGGGTGCATCTGGATCGACAGCTATTTTCTGCCTCCGCCCGAGGATACGGCCCAGGAGCTGTATGAAGCGGGCGTGGCGGCCATGAATGAAAAGGACTACGGGGACGCCCAGGAATATTTCTCGAAACTCAAGGACCGCTTCCCGTTCAGCCCGTTCTCCCTCAAGGGCGAGCTGGCCCTCGGCGACGCCTACTTCCTGGACGGGGACTACGTCTTCGCCCTGGACGCCTACAAGGAGTTCGAGGCCCTCCATCCCAGCAACGAGAACATCCCCTACGTTCTCTACCAGATCGCCAACACGGACATGAGCATGTTCCGGACCATCGATCGCAGGCAGGAGAACGTCAAGGAGGGGCTGGAATATCTCTACCGGCTGAAGGAGACCTATCCTCAGTCGCAGTACGCCGAGGCGGCCACGGACATGATCGCCAAGGGCCGCCGCATATTGGCCGAACACGAGATATTCGTGGCCGATTTCTTCTGGCGCACGGACCAGTACGGCCCGGCCTGGCACCGCTACCAGTACGTGGTGGAGAACTTCTCCGACATCCCGGACCTGCGGGAATACGCCATCAAGCGCGCCGAATATTCCTATTTTGAGTACCAGAAAACCCTTTCCGAGGAAGAGCGCTTGCGCGTCCAGGGAAGCTGGACGCGCTGGCTCAAGCAGTGGCTTTAG
- the trxB gene encoding thioredoxin-disulfide reductase, with the protein MNSYDAVVIGGGPAGMTAALYLLRAGVKTAMIEKLSPGGQVLMTSEIENYPGFPKGLQGWELADKFANHLEEYDLHRINDEVSGIKVGNPWHTIMVGGEEVRAKAVILATGSRYRKLGVPGEERLLGRGVSYCALCDGNFFRGRDVAVIGGGNSALEEALYLARLVNKVYLIHRRSDFRGQLCYQDKCFTHEKIKIMRNTVVEEIVGETDVEHLALKDVNSGEKSQLTVDGAFIFIGFEPIMDFVSDDIHKERNGILTDIEMRTNVPGIFAAGDIRSKMCRQVASAVGDGATAATAAFSYLEQLDA; encoded by the coding sequence ATGAATTCTTATGACGCCGTAGTCATAGGGGGCGGCCCGGCAGGAATGACGGCTGCCCTTTATCTTTTACGCGCCGGCGTGAAAACCGCCATGATCGAGAAGCTGTCTCCGGGCGGGCAGGTGCTCATGACCTCGGAAATCGAGAACTATCCCGGTTTCCCCAAGGGGTTGCAGGGATGGGAGCTGGCGGACAAGTTCGCCAACCATCTCGAAGAGTACGATCTGCACCGGATCAACGACGAGGTCAGCGGCATCAAGGTCGGCAACCCCTGGCACACCATCATGGTGGGCGGGGAAGAGGTGCGGGCCAAGGCGGTCATCCTCGCCACCGGGTCCCGCTACCGCAAGCTCGGAGTCCCGGGCGAAGAGCGGCTTCTCGGACGGGGGGTCTCCTACTGCGCCCTGTGCGACGGCAACTTCTTCAGGGGCCGCGACGTGGCCGTCATCGGTGGCGGCAACTCCGCCCTGGAGGAGGCCCTCTACCTGGCCCGGTTGGTGAACAAGGTATACCTCATTCACCGCCGCTCGGACTTCCGGGGCCAGCTCTGCTACCAGGACAAGTGCTTTACCCACGAGAAGATCAAGATCATGCGCAATACCGTGGTCGAAGAGATCGTCGGCGAGACCGACGTGGAACATCTCGCGCTCAAGGATGTGAATTCCGGCGAGAAATCCCAGCTGACCGTGGACGGCGCCTTCATCTTCATCGGTTTCGAGCCGATCATGGATTTCGTCTCCGACGACATTCACAAGGAGCGCAACGGCATCCTGACGGACATCGAGATGCGCACCAACGTGCCCGGCATTTTCGCCGCCGGCGACATCCGTTCCAAGATGTGCCGCCAGGTGGCCTCTGCCGTGGGCGACGGGGCGACCGCCGCCACCGCCGCCTTTTCCTACCTTGAGCAATTGGACGCCTAG
- the trxA gene encoding thioredoxin: MANQITDATFEKDVLQSDVPVLIDFWAPWCGPCRAMGPVIDELAEEFDGQVKIVKMNVDENSATPGKYGIRAIPTLILFKGGEVVDQSTGAVSKSSIKEMITKKAL, from the coding sequence ATGGCCAATCAGATCACCGACGCTACTTTCGAAAAGGACGTTTTGCAGAGCGATGTCCCGGTCCTCATCGACTTCTGGGCTCCCTGGTGCGGTCCCTGCCGCGCGATGGGCCCGGTCATCGACGAGCTGGCCGAGGAATTCGACGGCCAGGTCAAGATCGTCAAGATGAACGTCGACGAGAACTCCGCCACGCCCGGCAAGTACGGCATCCGCGCCATCCCGACCCTGATCCTGTTCAAGGGCGGCGAGGTTGTGGATCAGTCCACCGGTGCCGTTTCCAAAAGCAGCATCAAGGAAATGATCACCAAGAAGGCGCTGTAA
- the tsaD gene encoding tRNA (adenosine(37)-N6)-threonylcarbamoyltransferase complex transferase subunit TsaD, with translation MRVLGIETSCDETAVALVADGRLLGHQLATQVDMHALFGGVVPEIASREHLRVLPRLYRELLRETGLAMEDIDAVAVARGPGLLGSLLVGVSFAKGLCLASGARLVGVNHLWAHLLAPGLEGELRFPALGLLVSGGHTHTYLVRSPADFELLGRTLDDAAGEAFDKTAKIMNFPYPGGRYIDDLAREAEPDTTLFPRPYIDNPTLDFSFSGLKTAVANHVAAHPDLVFETMADADAVAALPADRRAALARVCASFNWSVADTLRIKVERALKEVGKVESLIVAGGVAANTGVREAMRGVAEAHGLELTLPSLSLCTDNGAMVAYAGWELARAGYGHGLDLEAIPRGRIVPLDWERAD, from the coding sequence ATGCGCGTCCTGGGCATCGAGACCTCCTGCGACGAGACCGCCGTGGCCCTGGTGGCCGACGGCAGGCTTCTGGGTCACCAGCTGGCCACCCAGGTGGACATGCACGCCCTGTTCGGCGGCGTGGTCCCCGAGATCGCGTCCAGAGAGCACCTGCGCGTCCTACCCCGGCTCTACCGGGAGCTGTTGCGCGAGACCGGCCTGGCCATGGAGGACATCGACGCCGTGGCCGTGGCGCGCGGACCGGGATTGCTCGGCAGCCTGCTGGTGGGCGTCAGCTTCGCCAAGGGGCTGTGTCTGGCCTCCGGCGCGCGGCTGGTGGGGGTGAACCATCTCTGGGCGCACCTGCTGGCGCCCGGTTTGGAAGGGGAGCTGCGGTTCCCGGCCCTGGGACTGCTGGTCTCCGGCGGCCACACCCACACCTACCTGGTGCGTTCGCCCGCCGATTTCGAGCTGCTGGGGCGGACCCTGGACGACGCCGCCGGGGAGGCGTTCGACAAGACCGCGAAGATCATGAATTTCCCGTATCCCGGCGGGCGCTACATAGACGACCTGGCGCGGGAGGCGGAGCCGGATACCACCCTGTTCCCGAGGCCGTACATCGACAATCCGACCCTGGACTTCAGCTTCAGCGGGTTGAAGACCGCGGTGGCCAATCACGTGGCCGCGCACCCGGACCTGGTCTTCGAGACCATGGCCGACGCGGACGCGGTGGCGGCCCTTCCGGCGGACCGCCGGGCGGCCCTGGCGCGAGTCTGCGCGTCCTTCAACTGGAGCGTGGCCGACACCCTGCGGATCAAGGTGGAGCGCGCCCTGAAGGAGGTCGGGAAGGTCGAGAGCCTGATCGTGGCGGGCGGCGTGGCCGCCAACACGGGGGTGCGCGAGGCCATGCGCGGCGTGGCCGAAGCCCACGGGCTGGAGCTGACCCTGCCGTCCCTGTCCCTGTGTACGGACAACGGGGCCATGGTCGCCTATGCCGGATGGGAGCTGGCCAGGGCCGGGTACGGTCACGGCCTGGACCTGGAAGCAATACCCCGGGGCCGTATTGTCCCGCTGGATTGGGAGAGGGCGGATTAA
- the fbp gene encoding class 1 fructose-bisphosphatase produces the protein MSQQVTVTEHILLHQKMVPGATGQFTRLFNELVLSAKIITRAVNKAGLVDILGFTGDVNVQGEEVKKLDEYANRILIHRLARSGVLCAMASEENADIIEVPESLPRGEYIIIFDPLDGSSNIDVNVNIGTIFSIFKRKSDPDAALMSSDVLQKGSEQVAAGYVLYGSSTMLVFTCGDGVHGFTLDPSVGEFLLSHPNIRIPEQGKIYSVNEGYERYWDRHTKKALAYFKSPKNALRKPYSGRYIGSLVADFHRNLLYGGIFMYPADLRDPKKPTGKLRLTCECNPMAFIVEQAGGMAVDGLNRVMDIEPDHLHQRIPFFCGSRNDVQIVQEIYESETRRKKGR, from the coding sequence ATGTCGCAACAGGTAACCGTCACCGAGCACATCCTGCTGCACCAGAAGATGGTGCCGGGAGCCACGGGGCAGTTCACGCGGCTGTTCAACGAGCTCGTGCTCTCCGCCAAGATCATCACCCGTGCCGTGAACAAGGCCGGGCTGGTCGATATCCTGGGCTTCACCGGGGACGTCAACGTCCAGGGCGAGGAGGTCAAGAAGCTCGACGAGTACGCCAACCGCATCCTCATCCATCGGCTGGCGCGTTCCGGCGTGCTCTGCGCCATGGCTTCGGAGGAGAACGCCGACATCATCGAGGTGCCGGAGTCCCTGCCGCGCGGCGAATACATCATCATCTTCGACCCCCTGGACGGTTCGTCGAACATCGACGTCAATGTCAACATCGGGACCATCTTTTCGATCTTCAAGCGCAAGAGCGACCCCGACGCCGCGCTCATGTCCAGCGACGTGCTCCAGAAGGGCAGCGAGCAGGTGGCCGCGGGTTACGTGCTCTACGGCTCGTCCACCATGCTGGTCTTCACCTGCGGCGACGGGGTGCACGGCTTCACCTTGGACCCCAGCGTGGGCGAGTTCCTGCTCTCCCACCCGAACATCCGCATCCCGGAGCAGGGCAAGATCTACTCGGTCAACGAGGGGTACGAGCGGTACTGGGACCGCCACACCAAGAAGGCGCTGGCCTATTTCAAGTCGCCCAAGAACGCGCTGCGCAAGCCCTACAGCGGCCGTTACATCGGCTCCCTGGTGGCGGATTTCCACCGCAACCTGCTCTACGGCGGCATCTTCATGTATCCGGCCGACCTGCGCGACCCCAAGAAGCCCACGGGCAAGCTCCGCCTGACCTGCGAATGCAATCCCATGGCGTTCATCGTGGAACAGGCAGGCGGCATGGCCGTGGATGGCCTGAACCGGGTCATGGACATCGAGCCGGACCACCTGCACCAGCGCATTCCCTTCTTCTGCGGCTCCCGCAACGACGTCCAGATCGTGCAGGAAATCTACGAGTCGGAGACGCGGAGAAAGAAAGGCCGGTAA
- a CDS encoding tetratricopeptide repeat protein, with protein MSKKIEWYQEVLSLEPGSRVFFPLAKLFVENGQPEDAVQTLRQGLDRHPDYLEARMLLVELLTELGREAEVHEQLERVINPLRDYPAFWRGWARSLPAEQRDLAVFLMLVASNISGDTIKWTDVVFEGIGTLAGRLVGAPLPPPGECVPAFRLPEVDICEDDEADRPDFRPGVGSFRTKTMADLLASQGDVEGALEIYRELLQSTMSDERRSELKERIVKLERDRDGGGPGVELGDAFSVHAKNRLISTLETLASRFEARVQG; from the coding sequence ATGAGCAAGAAAATTGAATGGTATCAAGAAGTTCTCTCCTTGGAACCCGGTTCACGGGTCTTTTTTCCGCTCGCCAAGCTCTTCGTCGAGAACGGCCAGCCCGAGGACGCGGTGCAGACGCTGCGCCAGGGGCTGGACCGCCACCCCGACTATCTTGAAGCCCGCATGCTCCTGGTGGAGCTCCTGACCGAACTCGGCCGCGAGGCAGAGGTCCACGAGCAACTGGAGCGGGTCATCAATCCGCTGCGCGACTATCCCGCGTTCTGGCGGGGCTGGGCCAGGAGCCTGCCCGCGGAGCAGCGCGACCTGGCCGTGTTCCTGATGCTGGTGGCCTCCAATATTTCCGGCGACACCATCAAGTGGACCGACGTGGTTTTCGAGGGCATCGGCACCCTGGCGGGCCGGCTGGTGGGCGCGCCCTTGCCGCCCCCTGGCGAATGCGTCCCGGCCTTCAGGCTCCCGGAAGTGGACATCTGCGAGGATGACGAGGCCGACAGGCCGGACTTCCGGCCCGGCGTCGGCTCCTTCCGGACCAAGACCATGGCCGACCTGCTGGCCTCCCAGGGGGACGTGGAGGGGGCACTTGAAATCTACCGCGAATTGTTGCAATCAACGATGTCCGACGAGCGTCGCTCCGAACTCAAGGAGCGGATCGTGAAACTGGAGCGGGATCGTGACGGCGGCGGACCGGGGGTGGAACTCGGCGACGCTTTCAGCGTCCACGCCAAGAACCGTCTGATCAGCACCCTCGAAACCCTGGCCTCGCGGTTCGAGGCAAGGGTACAGGGCTGA
- a CDS encoding FtsB family cell division protein, with protein MRGRLFFIALLVAINLFLMIRLIWSDQGIFAYLELKNRYEVLRGKIEAVDGRSLDLSQEIRKLKSDKGYQEKVVRERMNFVKKDEILYIFPDEKGQPRGEAPDEQEN; from the coding sequence ATGCGAGGCAGATTATTCTTCATTGCACTGCTCGTTGCCATCAACCTCTTCCTGATGATCAGGCTGATCTGGAGCGACCAGGGCATTTTCGCCTACCTGGAACTGAAGAACCGGTACGAGGTCCTGCGGGGGAAGATCGAGGCGGTTGACGGCAGGAGCCTGGATTTGAGCCAGGAGATTCGCAAACTCAAATCGGACAAGGGGTATCAGGAGAAAGTCGTTCGGGAGCGGATGAATTTTGTGAAGAAGGACGAGATCCTGTACATATTTCCCGACGAGAAAGGCCAACCCCGCGGAGAAGCACCCGATGAGCAAGAAAATTGA